From the genome of Cedecea lapagei, one region includes:
- a CDS encoding RrF2 family transcriptional regulator → MAFYSSGVEYGIHSLICMVDGKGEGREMNVREIAELQGVPYDYLGKIFTRLSRAGLVISSEGKGGGFTLSRPPDQISVLDIVEAIDGEKSIFDCKEIRQRLAVFDEKPPEWACEGLCGVRAVMNIAQQRMEEALAQHTVLDLARRMYRKAPDEFAIEVQDWIRDRRSS, encoded by the coding sequence ATGGCGTTTTACAGTTCAGGCGTGGAGTACGGGATTCACAGCCTGATATGCATGGTGGATGGTAAAGGCGAAGGCCGCGAAATGAACGTGCGTGAAATCGCCGAGCTACAGGGCGTGCCGTACGACTATCTCGGTAAAATTTTCACCAGGCTCTCCAGAGCGGGACTCGTCATCAGCAGCGAAGGCAAAGGCGGCGGCTTTACCCTTTCCCGCCCGCCTGACCAGATCAGCGTGCTGGACATTGTGGAAGCCATCGACGGTGAGAAAAGCATTTTCGACTGCAAAGAAATACGCCAGCGGCTGGCGGTTTTTGATGAAAAACCGCCAGAATGGGCCTGCGAAGGACTCTGCGGCGTACGGGCCGTGATGAACATCGCCCAGCAGCGCATGGAAGAGGCGCTGGCCCAGCATACCGTGCTGGATCTGGCTCGCCGTATGTACCGAAAGGCTCCGGACGAGTTTGCTATTGAGGTGCAGGACTGGATCCGCGACCGCCGCAGTAGCTAG